One stretch of Pseudomonas fluorescens Q2-87 DNA includes these proteins:
- the rsmA gene encoding 16S rRNA (adenine(1518)-N(6)/adenine(1519)-N(6))-dimethyltransferase RsmA: MTEQYQHRARKRFGQNFLHDPGVIDHILRSIHAKPDDRLLEIGPGQGALTEGLLDSGAQLDVVELDKDLVPILNQQFASRSNFNLHQGDALKFDFNSLNAAPNSLRVVGNLPYNISTPLIFHLLSNAGLIRDMHFMLQKEVVERLAAGPGGGDWGRLSIMVQYHCRVEHLFNVGPGAFNPPPKVDSAIVRLVPHAVLPHPAKDHRLLERVVREAFNQRRKTLRNTLKLLLSNAEIEAAGVDGSLRPEQLDLAAFVRLADKLSEQASAHADAS; encoded by the coding sequence ATGACTGAGCAATACCAACACCGCGCGCGCAAGCGCTTCGGCCAGAACTTCCTGCATGACCCGGGCGTGATCGATCACATCCTGCGTTCCATCCATGCCAAGCCTGACGATCGCCTGCTGGAAATCGGCCCGGGCCAGGGTGCCTTGACCGAAGGCCTGCTCGACAGTGGCGCGCAACTGGACGTGGTGGAACTGGACAAGGACCTGGTCCCGATCCTCAACCAGCAATTTGCCTCAAGGAGCAATTTCAACCTGCATCAAGGCGATGCGCTGAAGTTCGACTTCAATAGCCTGAACGCTGCGCCGAACAGCCTGCGGGTAGTGGGCAACCTGCCATATAACATCTCCACGCCGCTGATCTTCCACCTGTTGAGCAATGCCGGCCTGATCCGTGACATGCACTTCATGCTGCAGAAGGAAGTCGTCGAGCGGCTCGCTGCCGGCCCTGGCGGAGGTGACTGGGGACGCCTGTCGATCATGGTCCAGTACCATTGCCGGGTCGAACACCTGTTCAATGTCGGCCCCGGCGCCTTCAACCCGCCGCCCAAAGTCGATTCGGCCATCGTTCGCCTGGTCCCCCATGCGGTCCTGCCGCACCCGGCCAAGGATCATCGCCTGCTCGAACGGGTGGTTCGCGAGGCGTTCAACCAGCGCCGCAAAACCCTGCGAAACACCTTGAAACTTTTGCTCAGCAACGCCGAGATCGAAGCCGCCGGCGTCGATGGCAGCCTGCGCCCTGAACAGTTGGACCTCGCGGCTTTCGTGCGCCTGGCCGATAAGCTCAGTGAACAGGCCTCTGCGCACGCCGACGCCAGCTGA
- the pdxA gene encoding 4-hydroxythreonine-4-phosphate dehydrogenase PdxA, whose product MSPKRFALTPGEPAGIGPDLCLLLASQPQPYPLIAITSRDLLIERAAQLGLVVDLLPVTPQAWPDAPAPANSLYVWDTPLGAPVVTGHLDKANAAFVLQTLTRAGQGCLDGAFAGMITAPVHKGVINESGIAFSGHTEFLADLTHTAQVVMMLATRGLRVALVTTHLPLRDIADAITPERLERVTRILHADLQEKFGIARPRILVCGLNPHAGEGGHLGREEIDIIEPTLERLRSEGMDLRGPLPADTLFTPKYLEHCDAVLAMYHDQGLPVLKYKGFGAAVNVTLGLPIIRTSVDHGTALDLAGSGKIDTGSLQVALETAYQMAETHL is encoded by the coding sequence GTGAGCCCCAAGCGTTTCGCGCTGACACCCGGCGAGCCTGCCGGCATCGGTCCCGACCTGTGCCTGCTGCTCGCCTCGCAACCCCAGCCGTACCCCCTGATTGCCATCACCAGCCGCGACCTGCTCATCGAGCGGGCCGCGCAGCTGGGGCTGGTCGTCGACCTGCTGCCAGTGACGCCGCAGGCTTGGCCGGATGCCCCGGCACCCGCCAATAGCCTGTATGTATGGGACACGCCTCTGGGTGCCCCGGTTGTCACGGGGCACCTGGACAAGGCCAACGCCGCGTTCGTCCTTCAGACCCTGACCCGTGCCGGCCAAGGCTGCCTCGATGGCGCTTTCGCAGGCATGATCACCGCACCGGTGCACAAGGGGGTGATCAACGAATCCGGGATTGCCTTCTCCGGGCACACCGAATTCCTCGCGGACCTGACCCACACCGCGCAAGTGGTAATGATGCTCGCCACCCGCGGCCTGCGCGTGGCGCTGGTGACGACTCACCTGCCCTTGCGGGACATCGCCGATGCCATCACCCCGGAACGTTTGGAGCGTGTCACGCGCATTCTCCACGCCGACCTCCAGGAAAAATTCGGCATCGCTCGACCGCGTATCCTCGTGTGCGGGCTCAACCCCCACGCCGGTGAAGGCGGTCACCTGGGCCGGGAAGAAATCGACATCATAGAACCCACCCTGGAGCGTTTGCGCAGCGAGGGCATGGACCTGCGTGGCCCGCTGCCTGCCGACACTCTATTTACCCCCAAATATCTGGAGCACTGCGACGCAGTGCTGGCGATGTATCACGACCAGGGCCTGCCTGTACTGAAGTACAAAGGCTTCGGCGCGGCGGTCAATGTGACCCTGGGCCTGCCGATCATCCGCACCTCCGTGGACCATGGCACGGCCCTGGACCTGGCCGGCAGCGGCAAGATCGACACCGGCAGCCTGCAAGTCGCGCTGGAAACCGCCTACCAGATGGCCGAGACCCATTTATGA